The Populus alba chromosome 13, ASM523922v2, whole genome shotgun sequence genome contains the following window.
TCTCCTCGTTTTTAATGCTAACAAGCATTCTCTTCTGTCCATAACTAAGAAGCATTACCATCTAATATTAAGAAGTCAACCTAATTTTATATCGCTATTGGAAAAAAGTCACTTAtgaatttaaatcaattataatttattaaagaaaGTATGACTTTTAATCTTCCATATCATATCAGGGTGGCAAGGCCTGGCCTTTTCAAGTTGGCGTCTCTTGGCATTTTAAATAAACTCTTCACAGCCGATCCAAATGGAGAGTACACTATCATTTACTCACGCAAGTAAAAGCATAAAACCTGTAAATTCAAACactattttgtattattaattaattttaataaaaaataaaataaaattcaaataaacataTTAAGATTTGAATCTATAAcagtttaataattaaaattgatatcaaactatctcaatttaaaatataaatttgaggTCAAACACTAAGTAtataatttatactatttttaaaaattttacatgAATCATGCAACGCAATTAAAGtagacataatttttattttctcaatggATGTTCTCTTTCAAAACAACTAGgagaaatattgttttttaaatgagtaATGGATCTGCTAGGAACTATTCCCATTAACTATATAACATTCAGCTTTGATCTTTAGCAGCTAAGTTTTTGCAGCTTTCAGTAGTGGCTTCTCTATTCTCTTTGCTTGACTAGTTTCATATTGAGAGACTTGAAgttatgttggttttttttttttgcattttgcaGCTTTTTTTTGCATCAGTATGGCTGAATTAGTTTTGTAACTAAAACTAATCATACCTACGTAATTGTTAATTCCCTGCTAGCTGTACGTACTTGACTAAACTGATATAAAATGTGACACACAACAATTGATTACTTCTTAACCATCATGTCTTAGGAAGACCAACACACCATCTAATGTTGACACACAACCCATCCCACCTAATACCTTTGATGCTTCTGTCACTGTAACCAAGTAGGACAAAGGTTGTACATTTGAGCTCCAGATTGATCTCTAGCTTCTATGAGGAAGAACAGTAAAGCAGAGGAGTATAATAGCAGCTCACTTGGATCGttagaattaaaagaaatgtGTGACCAAAGGCAGAAGCGgtatgagaaataaaaataatgaatctatatatatagtatGTTTGCATAAGTCCTCTGTGAGTGTAGACGGTAGTACTATAAACTAGACAGCAAAGAATACAGCAAACCTCTCTTAGTTCATCACTACATAGTATAACTTAATTAACCTCTCTTAGTAAACATCCTATTCATCATGCATGAGAATCCGCAGAGACTTTAGCAAATGCCATCATCTAACGTCTAAAACTGAATCAGTTGAtgatgttagagaataatataaatcatatcctgacaccttatctaacagcttaagtttttagatttagatggttctttaatatggtatcaaagccttgatAACCTAGTGGTcacaagttcgaatctcaccacttttatttatttgataaaaattaagcacaagataatatagacctgtgtaagtttcaagcccaaagaactttcacttgaaggaatgtgttagaaaataatataaatcatatcttgaaacctcacctaataacttaaacttttgAATGAAAATGGTTTTTTGACAGATAATAGAGCTAGGTCCTAAGGTGGCAGTGGTGCACTTTTTGTAACATCGCCGCAAGGTTCCTAAGAGTTGCCGCATGTGATGAATTTTGAGCTTGGAATCCTGGAACGTTCAGGTGCAGCAGCGACCTAGCCTGAGAACTTCCAGTAAGTGTCAAAACCTGCGCAAGAACAGCTAGAAAGCATATGAAATTCTTGCACCTCTTTGAGCACGCCATTTCTTGTGTGCCTAATGTTTGACAAGACAAAGGTTATATATAGGAAAGAAATTATGCTTGTCAACTGGGATTTGGTACaggtaatgtttttttgaataacTTGCCGGCAAAATGGTCTTGCTGTACATCTTTTCCGCCGAATGGTAATCCGAGAAGACTTTCCTTCACTAAAATGTGGATTCCGATGGGGCCGGCTGGTCATTTTGTCAAGAGACTATTTGTAATTGGATATGATTAAGTATTCTAAGATTAATATtagtgataataattttttttttttttttaacgtgggtgtccgggccagcttgcgcgtacctcgactaatcccacgggccctaaagttaacgacTATATAAACCTCTAGTGGCCATCATATAAGCAACCATAGGGCTTGAACCTGAGATCACAGAGAAAACAAATCTCTTGGTCCCAAATTCTTATTACTGGCCACCACTTAGAtggttagaatttttttattatttttattttatttacgtgAGTGTCCGGGTCagtttgcgcgcaccacgactaatcccacggctcactaaacatcctgcaaacccagtgagcatgtaaggcaccacgggagtgacaggcgtgcacggtgaggtttgaacccaggatgcagaagaagggaacaagtccctttaaCCGCTGTGCAAGACCTCaagtaatgaatttttttattttacttgtacaGGTAGAGTGTCACATCTACATGAACGTAAAACCATTGACTTTAAATTGTATATTGGGATAAAGTGGGTATAATAAGTTTTGAGTTGACTTGTTTTTATTCATCAACTTGCACTATTGCTTCAAGATGCAAATTCAAGGCACAAGAAAGATAGAAGACAAGCTGCATTTGGACTCAAACACAAGGaatattcctaaaaaaaaacttattttatttcttaaacaatAATATGAACAGATTGATGAGGGgataattcagtttttttttttttaaaataactaattcatctttaaaaacaagaaattatttaaCAGGAGCCTAGGTCTTTTTCCGCTTTTTCCACGAACattgagaggtttttttttttcattctatttttttagtaataatcAAATTGCCTCAAGGAAAATTTAtcgtttaataaatataaaatataatttaaaaataaaaagttattagcACATGCAATATAGATACTAATGTATGAAATGCTCTCACATTCTATTTGGATGACACATGAGCAGGTAGTTGGTTGTCAAACGATGGCTTCTGTAATGATATACGAATTGTCTTGGTGGTTTGTTCATCCCTAGACAGCGCACGTGGCTTTACATATTTCTAGTTTGATGCTAACAACATTTTTGTATCCTTTTTTATCTCCTCGATTTACATGCATGGAtttataaattttcaaccaaacttttcaatttgtttttccttaagaTTTGGTccctctccttttccttttttttttaattattatttattttatttgaaataatttataacaaagaaattcttcaataatttttttttatctgttagatttgattttcattctttttattactatttttttttaaatccttttgttaattagatttgttttttaatttcatcccttatcatttgattcattttatttatatatcaaatttaattattatttttttttttatttttatttgttttgttttagatctttttattgaaactttctttctttaattttatttctcagcattttgttaatgaaaaatttggttttataatatatttttttagtttttcttctgtGAAGTAATCCTGACTTCAATATCTAGGTCACGAGTTTAAAAAGTTACTCTGAGTTGACTTGAGTAATTTTTAGGTCACTTTTtacgattttttatttttattttcatcctttaatattaagtttgttaaagattaggttttatttttttttatgagattatttcaATCTTTATGCTAGGTCACAAGCTAACTCGTGTTaacttatgctaaatttttttgttagattatCTTCTactattatcttttttatcacatcaataaattaactaagttTATTAGATTCAATTAAGTCAATGACTAGCTCTTaaattttttgtactttttttgaaacattaccattacttaaacattttttttcgaCATTAAAAAATGTTTAGTTTAGCCCACGATATAGCATGAAATACTAATATTctagtttaataactataaaaaatggtTTATGTACCAAATTTAACCCCTTATGCATATTCACCATCTCCTAGCATGTCTATGGTTTTGGTATCTCAACAATCGAAATGCTACATAAGACAATGCTATATAAGACTAGGATCATGAgtcatttgatgctcaatataTAGTTGTCAGCTCAAATTACTGTTTTATTAAGTCAACtcaatttaacttaaattaattatttttattaaaaacaatgttatctcaatttaactcaaaataattatttttttataaaacaaacaatgttattttattttaaaaaaaattctttagagttaacctaattaaatttcatttgggTTTAGCCAAATTAACTAAATCGCAAATTAATTTACTAGATCATCtaaatttaaccaaattaatattcaaaacaagtaaaaataaaacagtTAATATCCcaaacaagttaaaataaaactcaatccaAGTCATTGAGTCACCACTAAGCCAAGCAGGTTCAACAAAATCTATATCCAAAATCAATGTCCAAAATAggcaagtaaataaataaataaaaactcagcAAGGTCACCAGGTCACCGAGTGGATCACCCAAGCCAAACCAACTTCAATAACCATGGCTCACAGAACATTCCCATCCACGGGCACTAATTTAACATGCTGCTCAGACTTTGATACTTTGAAGTTGCATGACCTCAACTCTTCATGAGAAATAGGTAGAGGTCATAGTTTCTTGAGGCACATGGTCGAAGACTTCTCATTTTTTGATGGAATGGTCAGACTTGATAACCGAGTAACATCACCTAAACAAGAATTTCCTGGTCCAGGACGGGACTCCATGTAACAAATGGCCTGGATAATTAGCATATCACTCGACAAACTTAAGGcagattattattgttaatggtAGTCCCGATACTTAAATACGTACGTAGCCAGCAGGaacaaaagagaacaaaaaaaaaatacaaattatgtTCATCAATCCAAGAGCGATATGATTTCCAACAAGCATATGATTCAGAGCCTTGTCATCAAGCGGCACCAAACTTCAAAACTCCGtgcaatgacaaacaaacaGACATCTTCAGCCTCCGCACAAGATCAAGTACGTGCTAACAGCTAATACAAGAACCGTCAATTATTAGCCTCAAGCCAGCCAGACAAATGGAGGCTAACCATCAAAATTCAAGATGTGATGACGATATATAATTCTTCATTCAAGAACAGACTGGCACAAAGAAATAAGATGTTTAAAATTGATCGACAGCATAATAAATTcagcaatttaaatttaaattcacgATTGGCTACCATACCAATTCATTTACACACAGGGCAGAAATGTCAGCCATGCACAACCATGTATGTATTCATCCTGTTAGACAACAGGTCAACGCATTGTTTTATGAGACAGCTATGCACAAAAGTAAATGAACTAATAAAACCTATTTCTGCTACCTGAAGAGTTTATTTGTGGTTTTGAAAGGATCATAGCAGTTACCTTTACAACAGGTTATAGACCTTTGTTAAGAGTAAAATCTACATCCTACAACTGAAACTAAAGTCAATCGAAAGGTTCGGCTACTCAAACTAGTGCCCAGCTCTACTCTTCCGGTCTATAGAAATGCAGCAACTTCAGCGGCACCaccttttcctaaaaaaaaaaagaacatggagAATAAGGTTCAGTATTACAATTCCAATTCATCACAATAAAAGTTGCATGCACAGAATAGAATAGAATACCTGAACTGGTTCTCCAGATTGTGAAGGGAAATGAAAACCTGTTGAGCAATTCTCCAAGATCTCTGGATTTTTCATCCATCCTCTATGTCCCTCACTCACTTTGATCTTGTACTTGAACATCTGAAACAGGGAAGAATATCATGATATTATAATTGAGAGCACTTGATAATTTCTCACTGCTTTAATTTCCCAAAGgattttccagtaaaagaaaacctttttcATTGAGGGAAAACCAATCACAACCTTAAAGTTAAAAGCCAGTACTTAATCTTTCCTTCAAATTCACTCCGTAAAGACTAAACAAACATTTGACAATAGAATTGTTTATTTAACTGGAGAGAAAATTCTGTAATTCGCTATTACTGGCAAAGTGCAAGGAAAAAACAACACAATGGCATGGACAAATGACAGAAACCATACTTCTGAAAGAGGGGTAAGTGGCTTCTCAAACTCATCTCCCTCAATGTTCACACCGGTGCCTTGGCAGTCTGGACAGAACACAGAAACAATTGGGTTTGTCAAAACATTCACTGTTCCATCCTTTCCAGTTGTATTTGATTTGGTTCCATTCTTTTTCCTAGATCTTCGTCCCCCTTTGGTACTGACTGTCTGATTTCGAACAATTTCAAACTCACAGTAGAGTATCCAGTGTATAAGGCAAGAAGTGTGAAACACATGAAATGcctgcaagaaaaaaatattttttttcaaaagatactAAACTAACTCTTAATGTTTCACCTCAAAGCAGATCAATAGAAACAAATTAGTATATGCCCCAACAAGTATCACAACGCATTTAGAGTACTAGATAAAGCATGATCGTTGAGAAATGACAGGTGAGGAAGAGAATGTTACCCCATACACATTTCTGCTACTGCAAGCAAGTTTTCCAGTCTTCCTGTTCCAAAGCGTTGCTACGTCTTTCTCAGGAAGCATCTTTTGCTGACAGATATCACACATTTTTTCTGCTGCTATGCGCTGTTGCTTTCTTACCTCTCGCCTTACTGTCTTGCTTGATATAAATCTGGTGTGCATAAGCTGATCATCATATCGATCCAGCACCAAATTAGAAGAGGCACAAGTTGTCTTTGAAGATTCTTCCTCGCATAAACCATACTGATTAGTCAAAGATCTACTAACATCCTCTGGCTCAGAAACAGATCTCTTCCTTTTCCAATTACCCCCCTGATCATTTTCTGTCAGTGCTGGAGCACTAGAAGAGAGCAATAGCTTCACATCATCAAACAATCCACTCTTTCCCAATTCATAATCATAAGCAAAAGTTACAACACCAAAGTCATGATCTAAAACCTTGACCTTATCCTCATCATTAGAACTCTTTTTCCCCAGCCATTCACACCATATTCTACTGATCTCATTTGAACCATCCTTCTTCTCATACATCCTGGCAGCAATCTGTCCAGAACCCACATGCCTTGCTTTCAAATCAGAAACTTCTTCTTTAAGGCGCACACTCGGAATCACCAGATCAGAACCCTCATCACTACCACTTAAATTCTCACCAACAACCGTATCACAACCAGGTTTAAGATTTTCAACATATTTAACAATTGCAAGATTATCACTGTTCTCTTCGAACTTCAAGAACCTACTACTCTCTTTACCATCCTTGATTGCCAACTGTTCCTCATTCCCACTCGAAGCATCAAAGAAATGAATCCCGTCACTAAAGGGCCATGGGTTCGGTTTCAAAAGAGTAGCTTTCGCAGCAGATAACCTCTCGGTATGAAGATTACCCCTCAAGTGATCAAGCAAAATGGTATCACTATAGCACGGGGAAAGACACAAAGTACAAAAGAATATGAACCGCTTGCCATCCTCGCGAAGCTCCAAATAAGGGTGTCCTCGTGCTCTCACTCTACTAAGCGTAGTTCTTGCTAACTGTTCCCTTAAACTACTTGCAGTTGTCTTCGGGAACCCAACTTCACGATTTCCAGCCATTACCACAATTTTCCCGCCAAAAGTCAAAATTCAAATCAGCGAACTTCGAAAGGCCAAAATACCCTTACCAAGGC
Protein-coding sequences here:
- the LOC118042776 gene encoding uncharacterized protein; this translates as MAGNREVGFPKTTASSLREQLARTTLSRVRARGHPYLELREDGKRFIFFCTLCLSPCYSDTILLDHLRGNLHTERLSAAKATLLKPNPWPFSDGIHFFDASSGNEEQLAIKDGKESSRFLKFEENSDNLAIVKYVENLKPGCDTVVGENLSGSDEGSDLVIPSVRLKEEVSDLKARHVGSGQIAARMYEKKDGSNEISRIWCEWLGKKSSNDEDKVKVLDHDFGVVTFAYDYELGKSGLFDDVKLLLSSSAPALTENDQGGNWKRKRSVSEPEDVSRSLTNQYGLCEEESSKTTCASSNLVLDRYDDQLMHTRFISSKTVRREVRKQQRIAAEKMCDICQQKMLPEKDVATLWNRKTGKLACSSRNVYGAFHVFHTSCLIHWILYCEFEIVRNQTVSTKGGRRSRKKNGTKSNTTGKDGTVNVLTNPIVSVFCPDCQGTGVNIEGDEFEKPLTPLSEMFKYKIKVSEGHRGWMKNPEILENCSTGFHFPSQSGEPVQEKVVPLKLLHFYRPEE